The DNA segment TTGCACAAAGCGGCAATCCACGCCCTCGACATTGCCCGAGGCACACACCTTCGAGCGCCCATCCTTGGCCGCCGCATAACGCAATGGGTTGGGCCGTACTTCGCCGCTGCGGGGATGCACATAGGTTTCATCGAGAAACGCCTGGGGCAAACCGGCCTGGGGGCTGCCATCGACACTGGCGTCTTCGGCCATCCAGTCCCAGTACGGGATCGGGTAGTCAATCAAGGCTTCCAGGTACAGCAGGTAAGCGCGATGCCACAGGGCAAAGGCCTCCTGATAATGCAGGCACCAGTTGCTGTGGATATAGGCATAGCGCTGCCACGGCGAGCCACTGTCCGGGTTGCCGATCTGCATCACGTCATCGAGCCGCGCGCGGTACAGATCCAGTTGTTCCTGGCTCAACGCGCGGATGTCCTGGCGCACGCGCCTGACCGGGTGCGGCAGGTCTGGCGGCGGGATGCGCTCGGCGATATCGAACGGCGAAAAACTGTTCAGGCGCCAGCCCTGGTTGACCCACAACCGGAAGGTTTCCAGGGCGTCGATCGGCCAGAACTGCCGGTCATCCAGGGTCAGCGGCATGTTGCGTGAGGCCAGGTGCTGGTAGATGGTTTCGGACCAGGTCTTGACCGAATCGGGGTCTTCCAGGAACACGTCGTAGGCATTCATGCAACGCACCCACGAGCCTGCGACCTGGCCGCGCTCGGCGGGCGGTATCCAGTAAGGCGCGGTGAAAAGCCCTTGGATATCAGCGGTCCATGTCGGTTTCGCAACTATCATAAGATCCCTCTCACGCCGCCCCATGCTGGATCTTTCGGGGCTGCTAAGCTGGAATTGATAGTAACGGGCCACTGTGCAGTGATTTGTGCAAATTGGCCGCCCGTTACGGCGGATTCATTGCAGTTTTCTCAAGGAAGAAGTGGAAATAATGACAGACGCCATGGATTTGAAAATTCTCGGCAAATTGCAGAAGGATTGTACCCAGAGCCTGGACCTGCTCAGCGACAGCGTGGGGCTATCCTCGACCAGTTGTTACCGGCGCATCCGGCGCCTGGAGAGCGCGGGGATCATCAAGGCGAAAGTCGCGGTGCTGGATGAAAAAAAGCTGGGGATCCAGGTCACGGCGTTCTTTTTGATCAAGCTCGACAAGGACAGCAACGACATTGATCGCAAGATGCAACACATCCTGGCCACCCGCCCGGAGATTCAGGACTGCTACCTGATGACCG comes from the Pseudomonas shahriarae genome and includes:
- a CDS encoding Lrp/AsnC family transcriptional regulator: MDLKILGKLQKDCTQSLDLLSDSVGLSSTSCYRRIRRLESAGIIKAKVAVLDEKKLGIQVTAFFLIKLDKDSNDIDRKMQHILATRPEIQDCYLMTGEFDFVMVAKFRDATEYTEYIYRFLDTYRDIPIRTYSSTLVVRTVKKSYELPLQGVQHLPPDL